Sequence from the Synergistota bacterium genome:
ATTGCTTCCTTTAATGATTCAGATTGGTGTAGATCCGGTCCACTTCGGCATAATGATGGCTGTGAATCTCTCGGTAGGTTTAATAACTCCACCCCTTGGGGTTTGTGCTTTTGTAGCTGCTTCTCTTACAAGGTTGCCCTTTGAGGAGATCGTGAAAGCATTGGTCCCATTTATAGTTGTCACCACAATTGTTACTTTCATCATAGTGTATTTTCCGAAGCTTGTTATGCTTTTACCTAATCTCTTAGTTAAGTAGGGAGGGGGTTGAGGGATATGAGAAAAGTGAAGATTGGTATTATAGGCTGTGGAAGAATAGCTAAAGCTCATGCTAATGCGATAAAAGACCTTTCCTCTGAAGTTGAGGCTGTAGCTGTTGCTGATAAGGTTGAGGCTAAAGCCAGAGAGATGGCTTCTGTAGTTGGTGCGAGTTACTGGACGAGTGATTATAAAAAGCTTTTAGAAATGCCTGATGTGGAAGCTGTAATTATTGCTTTGCCACACCATCTTCACTATAGAGTTACTTTAGATGCTTTGGAAGCGCAAAAGGATGTTCTTTTAGAGAAGCCCATGGCACTGAAATATATAGAAGCACAAGAAATGGTTGAGAAAGCTGAAAAACTTAATCGTATTCTTATGATCGGTCAAAGTAGGAGATTCTGCGAAGCTTGCAAGATTCTTAAGAGGGAGATAGATACTATAGGTCCATTAATTAGGATTGTTATTAATTTTCTTGTTTATTTTCCGGAACCTCCTACTGATTGGTGGAAATCTCCTGAAGAGGCTGGAGATCTTATTACCTATCTTCAGGCAAGTCATTCTATAGATCTTATATTATGGCTTATTGGAAAGCCTCCAGAGAAGATCTTTGCACAGGGTGCTTCACGTAATCCTAAGAAAA
This genomic interval carries:
- a CDS encoding Gfo/Idh/MocA family oxidoreductase; protein product: MRKVKIGIIGCGRIAKAHANAIKDLSSEVEAVAVADKVEAKAREMASVVGASYWTSDYKKLLEMPDVEAVIIALPHHLHYRVTLDALEAQKDVLLEKPMALKYIEAQEMVEKAEKLNRILMIGQSRRFCEACKILKREIDTIGPLIRIVINFLVYFPEPPTDWWKSPEEAGDLITYLQASHSIDLILWLIGKPPEKIFAQGASRNPKKINIQDEEDIFLRFPGDIFGSVHLSLNTKPPVHEYIIVGEKGSFHLQEYQIPGEFRFGYRLLRNGEILIDGEQIPTNYTLQLREFLDAVKYRREPLASGREILPSVKVLELVSLSSRLGKAIEFTEY